gatccactatggactggactctcacactattatgttagatccactatggactggactctcactattttgttggatccactatggactggactctcagtattatgttagatccactatggactggactttaacaatattatgtCCGACCCTCTCGACGTCTATTGCACAGGTcgccccacatctgcggtcctctccaaagtttctcatagtcattatcgacgtcccactgggttgtgagtttttccttgcccttatgtgggcgcggatgtcgttgtagcttgtgcagccctttgagacacttgtgatttaggtctatataaataaacattgattgaacgttcAAGTTTCAAGTTAAAAGTTTTTAACCTGCCTCTtaaaagaatcggaatcgagaatcattTGGAACTGGAATTTTCCGAACTCAAACCTGAGCTCAGCTGTTGGTAGAAGTAGTTAACATGCTTAAAGTGTGAATACTTGGCACGGCTCAGCCTCAACCAGACTCTCCCAGGTGCATAGAGTTTTAGACCCCCCCGGTTTGATTCCAGTTCACCTCTGGATGACTTTCCACGTACCATGAACATATTTTCCTGTGCAGAGGCAGAGATCGTTGCCGACACTTCGCGATAAGCCAAAGTAAGTCGGGACACTTCATCGTCAGTGGAGACACCAAGGGACACGGCACAGTCCTGGAGCTGATCCAGCACTACAAAAATAACCCCATTCAGCCATTCCGAGAGTACCTCACCTCTTCGTGCTTCGAGGTGGGTTGGAACTCCGCTTCACTTCACTTGCATTCGCTGCAGTGCAGATAAAAATGTTGTTCTCTGTTTCTGCAGACACCTTCGGACATGGTCTATGACGTGATCCAGCACATGTCGCCGCCTGGCAAGACTGGAGAGAGGGCACACACCTCTGGTTGTTTACCCCCAATGAGCCAAAGAACGCTTGAGGTAGGAGTAGTCATCACCGTGTCGTTCCAAGAGTTGAATGAGCTTTTCCACCGACCAGGATGTTCCGCCAGTGCCGAGGAGAGACAAAGACCTCATGGCTGGCTCCCCCGTCAGTCAACGGGACAAGGGTCTGTATGCTAAGATCAGAAAGCAACCCACTAGGGCGCTTCAGGGTATCCATCACCACGTACCAAGGAGGTTTCAAGGGAGCCCCAGAAAGTGTCGTCCTCTGTCTGCACCAGACACCGTATACTCTATGGTCAGCGGTTCTGATGAACCCCACGACAGTCCAAGAACTACGAGGCACCTACCACCTGAGAGGACGGACCCAGGCAGACAATCCCCAAAAACTCTCAGCACCGACCGCCTGAGTGACTGCGCTGCCTACTTCCTGGCCGGGACCCCTGGTAGTCCTCATGCAGCGTGCATAGACCCCACGTCACACGCGCTCAATCTTCACTCAGTCTACACCAACAATAACACCTACGAGGCCATTCCTGGGATCGCAGAGACATTCGGCTTCAAACCCAACTGTAACACCTACGAGTCACTGTAGGACGGCGGTCGCCAACCCGTCGATCGCCATGGACCAGTCAGACCAGGGCGAACAGAAGGCCTTTAGACCGTCTTATATCCGGGTCAATACAATAGTTTGTATCGTTAAAGGTTTGAACAGGTTCTATAATTTGTACATATCATGAAGAAAGGGCTGGTTACACCAAGCCAAGCCTTTACGTTGGGTTTTGTTAATGCTGTCCAGTGTTCctgtcctttgcctttattttggcggctcttcctgttttgttggtgttttcccgaGGCTGCTTCACTTTTGTCCCAGAGCATTTCCCCTCACCTTTTTTCtgttgcaatcaagactatttaccgtatttccttgaatttccgccggggcgctaattaatttaaaacctcttctcaatccggggtttaccaaaggcatgcggtaaatttaggcctgctcttataaatttgagtgtgatgtaagtaaccatcatgaaaagcacatttgatgaaaaaaatacgttattatggtcttacctttacttataaatgaagtcaatgcgcagctccttttgatcaaaagcatcgataacttgtttataaaagtcttccttatctttcttcagttttaaaagtctctctgtctcgatggagatcttcctttattagctcctgcttcgattgaaagtccagtttagaaaactgttttattttagaaatgtaatcctccatgttaaaagtgcaaccgagaggaaaaagtaaacaatcgctgctcactcttgctgcttgttgtcacttcttctgcagccgagttgtcacaagaaggatcactagcgccctctaccaccaggaggcgggagtcatttaatgactcatatttgacacacgcagctacggtatattaataaaacatagctgcttactgttctttttagcatattcaatagcttggacctgaaatcctactgaatagctcttaatcttcttccctttatgcgatttcaaatgattgaaatcagcctcctccattttgaaaatgatgacaggtgaagtgtcactcatgacgtgacgagtttgaaccggcggaaattttagacatatgctcaatattttgcgaaacaaatttgacccggcagtaattcaaggtaggcgcatactatatacatggcggcaatttaaggaaatacgatAAGTGTTGTCGGGactttgttgatgttgatgttatcGTTTCATTGGACGACAGAGGAGCTTGTTGATGCTAAACCTAACATgcactactttgtggacgccatcagcTCCACATTTTCCCGTTTGTGCTTTGCTGGGTTTCAgaagttttgttttgttcttgtttttttagaGCACTTCtagtttttttggtttgttaaaCCTAACAcgcactagacaacttgtctttcagtagtaagtaaacaaacaaaggctcctaattagtctgctgatgtatgcagtaacatattctgtcatttatacacctattattttgtcataattatgagggacaagtggtacaaaattgattgaaacttttattagcagattgcacagtgcagtacaattgaccactgaatggtaaaactccaataagtttttcaacttgttttaagtcggggtccacgtacatAAACGCAtggtattaattaattaataatattaattaatttgtaatatacttgttcatttactgttaatatctgcctatTTTCTCTGTTAACATGTTGTAtctacagttttttttaatgtaataatcagttattcttctgttgtttggatactttacattagttttggatgataccacaaatctaggtatcgatccgataccaagtagttaaaggatcatacattggcatacttgccaaccttgagacctccgaatttggggggTTGAGACGTTTGgggctagcgggggtgtatataatttcacgtgtgtgtgtgcgtgtatatatacatatatatatatatatatatatatatatatatatatatatatatatatatatatatatatatatatacatacatacataaataatgcATTCATAACCCTtctccttcgagctgtcctggatgaactgaaattatttttttccaatcattttggaacttgcaagcgtacttcttcttcttactcgccatcgccatgtctcttcttcgttcatCTGCTtggtctctgttatgtttttggacattactacttgccgtagttttgaagcaatgcatgttgggaatccggatgttgtgtgtcagtgtatcaaCGTGcgggctggaataaacacacgctgagaaatagctccgtgcctgcctactttatgggttatagatacacctatggataacggagacatatataatagtctccttttcaggtgagagaggacgctaaaggcacgtgcccaatattgttgtccgggtggaaatcgggagaaattcgggaggatggttgccccgggaaatttttgggaggggcactgaaattcgggagtctcccgggaaatctgggagggttggcaagtatgtacattggtcttattcaaagtcctcgtgtcaaatttacaaacataatatacatttttaaaaaatgaaaagagattttgtgacgataaaataTACCgaagtaatcatagtagtatcgactcaatacgctcctgtacttggtatcattacagtggatgtcaggtgtggatccacccatggcgtttgtttacattttgacgccggtgagctattgtatcctcctacggtgtgtagtgaagcatgtttagctattccccgtcctgcagtgataatgatacgtgtaagaaactcactttatttgttgccatggagacgaggattagtgatttagtgaTTAGTGAAACACCGCCGACCCCTtgctgagggtgtttcagtgttataacttcacctttacggttaatttttaggccaaaatgcgtccgttctcccttttctgtctacactctgtgtctgcttgtaagtactctgtgtgtgtgcactgccgaaagtcctcctctgctcgtaaaaccagcaatgacgcgACGTGACGACGACCCACCGTCATGCCCGTTTAAAataggagggggaggggggggcggtactttttagaggcagtatagtaccgaatatgattcattagtataccAGTACTACTACAACCAtactctgttggtagagtggccgtgccagcaacttgagggttgcaggttcgattcccgcttgtgccatcctagttactgccgttgtgtccttgggcaagacactttacccacctgctcccagtgccacccacactggtttaaatgtaacttagatattgggtttcactatgtaaagcgctttgagtcacttgagaaaagcgctatataaataaaattcacttcacttcacttcactctaaaCCAAACACAATTAATGCCAatcctcacttttttttttccccccccgaaTAAGAATCGATAAGAGAAAGTGGAATCGGAACCGGAAAAATCTTAACCAGTAACAGACGTGTCCGCACGGTTCAACTCGCTTCGTCCTGAGCACAGCCTAATGAATTATCGTGGCAACTGTTAGCCCGCCACTTCAACctaattaaagacagcataccgtatttccttgaatttccgccgggtatatagtatgcacatgcttagcattaccgccgggtcaaactcgtttcgcaaaatattatttttattagcgcatgtctagaatttccgccgggtcaaactcgtttcaccaaATAATTAGGATATGCCTataatttccaccgggtcaaactcgtcacgtcacgagtgacacttcacctgtcatca
The nucleotide sequence above comes from Nerophis ophidion isolate RoL-2023_Sa linkage group LG12, RoL_Noph_v1.0, whole genome shotgun sequence. Encoded proteins:
- the LOC133563018 gene encoding SH2 domain-containing protein 7-like isoform X1, whose amino-acid sequence is MSSGSSSAGEKETSKLETFLHFSLFRTLRTCWRSRFKDSERTEQSERPTRDRSLMELSSKWFIETQVAHFASNGFFPAWFGGFITRENAEVMLKEKEHGSFLIRLSDRVIGYILSYRGRDRCRHFAISQSKSGHFIVSGDTKGHGTVLELIQHYKNNPIQPFREYLTSSCFETPSDMVYDVIQHMSPPGKTGERAHTSGCLPPMSQRTLEDVPPVPRRDKDLMAGSPVSQRDKGLYAKIRKQPTRALQGIHHHVPRRFQGSPRKCRPLSAPDTVYSMVSGSDEPHDSPRTTRHLPPERTDPGRQSPKTLSTDRLSDCAAYFLAGTPGSPHAACIDPTSHALNLHSVYTNNNTYEAIPGIAETFGFKPNCNTYESL
- the LOC133563018 gene encoding SH2 domain-containing protein 7-like isoform X3, producing MNTYCGCVYFCSLCSCHSSFVSQNAEVMLKEKEHGSFLIRLSDRVIGYILSYRGRDRCRHFAISQSKSGHFIVSGDTKGHGTVLELIQHYKNNPIQPFREYLTSSCFETPSDMVYDVIQHMSPPGKTGERAHTSGCLPPMSQRTLEDVPPVPRRDKDLMAGSPVSQRDKGLYAKIRKQPTRALQGIHHHVPRRFQGSPRKCRPLSAPDTVYSMVSGSDEPHDSPRTTRHLPPERTDPGRQSPKTLSTDRLSDCAAYFLAGTPGSPHAACIDPTSHALNLHSVYTNNNTYEAIPGIAETFGFKPNCNTYESL
- the LOC133563018 gene encoding SH2 domain-containing protein 7-like isoform X2 produces the protein MSSGSSSGEKETSKLETFLHFSLFRTLRTCWRSRFKDSERTEQSERPTRDRSLMELSSKWFIETQVAHFASNGFFPAWFGGFITRENAEVMLKEKEHGSFLIRLSDRVIGYILSYRGRDRCRHFAISQSKSGHFIVSGDTKGHGTVLELIQHYKNNPIQPFREYLTSSCFETPSDMVYDVIQHMSPPGKTGERAHTSGCLPPMSQRTLEDVPPVPRRDKDLMAGSPVSQRDKGLYAKIRKQPTRALQGIHHHVPRRFQGSPRKCRPLSAPDTVYSMVSGSDEPHDSPRTTRHLPPERTDPGRQSPKTLSTDRLSDCAAYFLAGTPGSPHAACIDPTSHALNLHSVYTNNNTYEAIPGIAETFGFKPNCNTYESL